TCCCTCGTCGTAATCGGAATCATGATTGCTGCGTGGAAATCGAGATTGGTGTTGAAGGCGAGTGATAACTCCTTAGTTCGTTGACATCGATTTTTCCTTTTCTTGCCCATTTTATCGCGCCGACCGTCGCTCTTGCCGCCTGAATTGTAGTGATGAAAGGAATTTCGAGTTCAACGGCAAGGCGTCTCATCATGTAGCCATCTCTTCTCGCCCCTGAGCTCTCAGTCGGCGTGTTGATGATGAGATCGATTTCCCCTTTTCTCATGAGGCCAAGAGCGTCGGGCGCAATGTTCTCGCTGATTCTGTAGACCGTTGTTGTCTGTATTCCATGATTCCTGAGGAATGTCGAGGTTCCTTTAGTTGCATAAATTGTGAAGCCCATTTGCCATAGTTCTCTTGCGATCGGAAGCACAGCCTCCTTATCCTTATCGCTGACGGTAATATACACGCTGCCGTTCAAGGGAAGCTTGTAGCCAGCGGCGATGAATGCCTTGTAGCAAGCTTCCTCGAAGCTCTCGCCGATCCCCATGACCTCCCCTGTGCTTTTCATTTCAGGTCCGAGGATGCTGTCAACGCCCGGTAATTTCAGAAATGGAAAGACTGACGCTTTAACTGCGACGTGGCCGAACGAGGCAACGCCGACCAATCCCAGTTCTCTCAGCGTCTTGCCGAGCATGACTTTCGTCGCAATCTTCGCGAGTGGAATACCAATCGCCTTTGATACGAAAGGTACAGTCCTACTGGCGCGGGGGTTGGCTTCAAGCATATAAACTTCGTTGTCCTTGACCGCCAACTGAAGGTTCATCAAACCCTTAATCTGGAGTGCGCGCGCGACTTTCTCAGTAATGCTGATGATTTCATCGATGATTTGCTTCGACAAAGTTTGTGGCGGGATGACCATCGTCGCATCGCCCGAATGCACACCCGCTTCCTCGATGTGTTCTAGGATGCCCCCAATAAAAACGTCTTCGCCGTCGGAGACGACATCCACGTCAATCTCGATCGCATTTGAAAGATACTTATCAACAAGAATCGGATGCTTTTTTGAGACCTTGACAGCTGAAGTGACATAAGTTTCGAGTTCTCTTTCGTTATAAACAATTTCCATCGCTCTGCCGCCAAGCACATAGCTCGGTCTAACAAGCACTGGATAACCTATTTTCGCGGCGATATCCTTAACCTCCGCGAATGAGTATCCTGTTCCAGATGCTGGTTGTTTGATTCCCAAGCGATCCATGAGTGCCGAGAAAAGCTTGCGATCTTCCGCAACGTCCATCATTTCTGGACTTGTTCCCAAAATTCTCGTTTTGCGACCTTCAAGAGCCTTCTGAAGAGGCACAGCGAGGTTGACAGCTGTTTGACCCCCAAATTGCAGAATAACGCCATCTGCATCTTCCTTCTCGATGACGTTGAGAACATCCTCAAGCGTTAACGGCTCGAAATACAATCTATTGGAAATATCATAGTCTGTGCTGACCGTTTCTGGGTTATTGTTGATGATCACGGCATCGATACCTTCCTCTTGGAGTGCCATAACGCCATGGACGCAACAATAGTCGAATTCGATTCCCTGTCCAATTCGGATTGGCCCGCCGCCGACAATAACGACTTTTTTGTTTGTCGACTTCTTCGCTTCACAATGTGTTTCATAGGTTGAATAGAAATACGGCGTCGCAGCTTCGAATTCGGCCGCGCAAGTATCAACCATCTTGTACGTTGGCACGATACCCAGAGAGATTCTCAGCTTCCTGATTTCCTCGGGCGATGTTTTTAAGAGTTGCGCGATACTTTCATCGGGGAACCCCATTCTCTTTGCCCTGAGCAGGAGGTCCTTGTTGATTTCTTTGGCGTTTCTGATTTCCTCCTCCATATCGATGATGTTCTTGATTTTTTTGATGAAAAATATATCCCATTTCGTCAGGTCGGCGATTCTTTCGAGGTTCATGCCTCTCCTGATTGCCTCGGCAATCGCGAACAATCTCTTATCAGTCGGATATGCGAGTTCTTCTTCCAGCTCTGTATCACTCCAAGTTTCCGGCTCAAGGTCCATCTTGTCGATCTCGAGGGATCTAACGGCTTTCATGATTGCTTCTTCAACCGTCCGACCGATCGCCATGACTTCTCCCGTGCTCTTCATTTGAGTACCTATCCTTCGATCGACCGTCCTGAATTTATCAAAAGGCCACCTTGGGATCTTGAGAACGACATAGTCGATTGCAGGTTCAAATGCTGCATAGGTCTTTCCAGTGATTCTGTTTTTGATCTCATCGAGCGTTTTACCGACGGCAATTTTTGCGGCGACCCTTGCGATCGGGTATCCCGTTGCTTTCGATGCGAGTGCTGAGGATCTCGAAACCCTGGGGTTGACTTCGATGACCCTGTATTCTTTGGTATCAGGGTTGAATGCGAATTGGATATTGCATCCCCCTTCGATTCCTAGGGCCCTTATGATCTTAATTGCCGCGCTCCTGAGTCTCTGATGATCAATATCTCTGAGCGTGAGAGCGGGCGCGACGACGATGCTTTCCCCCGTATGGATGCCCATTGGATCGAGATTTTCCATGCTGCAGACGATAATGCAATTGTCGTTGCGATCTCTCATAACCTCATATTCATATTCCTTCCATCCGAGGACATTCTCTTCGATCAGAACCTGATGAATGCGTGAATAGATGAGCCCCTTGCCCGCAATCGATTCAAGTTCCTCCTCGTTCCTAGCAATTCCGCTGCCCGTACCGCCGAGAGTGTAAGCCGGTCTCACGAGCACGGGATACCCTAATTCACTGGCAGCTTTCTTTGCATCATCAATGTTCCGCACCGCGATACTTTTTGGAATCGGCTCACCGATTCTCTTCATTGTGTCCCTAAAAAGTTCTCGATCTTCAGAGAGAGCGATTGCTAAGGGCTGGGTGCCAAGAAGTTTGATGCCAAGTCGATCAAGTGTTCCATTTTCTGCGAGCTCCGAACAGATGTTGAGTGCTGTTTGCCCTCCCATGCCCGAAAGGATACCATCGACCTTCTCTTTCTCAGCGATCATTGCGATCGTCTCAGCATTAAGCGGTTCAATGTACACTCGATCCGCGATTTCAAAATCTGTCTGTATCGTTGCTGGATTTGAATTCACGAGAACGGTTTCGAACCCCTCCTCCCTGAGAGATCTGCAGGCCTGCGAGCCAGAAAAATCAAATTCTGCAGCCTGACCGATAACAATTGGGCCGGAGCCGATGACCATCAGTTTCTTCGGTTTTCTCTCGGTCATCGCATCTCCTCCAACATCGAGGCAAACTCGTCGAAGAGGAACGAAGTGTCCATTGGTCCTGGCGACGCCTCGGGATGATACTGGACGGAGAATATTGGGAGCTCCCTGTGCCTCATTCCTTCGACAGTACCATCGTTGACATTAATCTGGTCTGCCTGGAATCCTTCGTTGACCAAACTGTCTTTGTCCACCGCGTACCCGTGATTTTGTGATGTGATGAAAACCTTGTTCCTGAATTTGACAGGCTGATTCGCACCTCTATGACCGAATTTCATTTTGTAAGTTCGTCCGCCAAAGGCGAGCGCAAGAATTTGATTGCCGAGACATATCCCCATAATTGGATAATCTTCCTTGATTTTCTGGATCGTTTTAATGATTGTCTCTCTGAGTGCGGGATGTGCAGGATCGCCCGGACCGTTTGAAATGACGACACCATCAATATCATTGTTTCTGAAGAATTCTACAGGTGTATCGTACGGGATTTGAATGACGGTAAATCTTTTCTTCAGCTCTCTTAAAATCCCGCCTTTGCATCCGCAGTCGAAGAGCGCGATCGTTTTTGCATTCTTTTTTTCATGCCTGATGATCCTTTTCACACTCGCTTCTCCAACGAGATTGTACGCTGCTGGAAATGGCATTCTTCTGACCTTCTCTAAAACAGATTCCACGTCTTCCTCGTACGAGATTGCACCACGGAGCGTTCCATGCTCCCTGATCTTGATGATCAGAGCTCTCGTATCAAGACCGTATATGCCTGGCACTTCGAACTCCTTGAGAAACTCGTCGAGCGTCTTTCCGCCGTACATCGGAGACGGCTCCTTACAAATCTCCCTAACAATGAAACCACTAACTTGTACCCTTTCCGATTCGAAATCATGCGCATTGACGCCATAATTCCCGATCAAGGGAAAGGACATGATCAGGATTTGCCCTTTATAAGACGGATCGGTAAGGCTCTCCTGATAACCGGTCATCCCGGTGTTGAAAACGACTTCGCCAAAAACCGTCTTCTTAAAACCAAAGCCAACACCCTCGACAACACTTCCATCTTCGAGGATGAGGCGACACGAATCCATCAGAGGGTGAAGGTATAGATGTGCGGTACTTAACCTTTATCCCCGACGATCGGACAATATTCAATGGAATTGTCTAGGCTTGGACATGCTTAAAAGACATGGGAACTGACATTGTTATTAGGAATTCGGGCTCTTGGTATTCTCCTTGCTTCCTTATTTAGTGGTATTCAGGTAATTGAACTCAGGCACACCAAATGTCATCTCCTCAAATTCCATCAGCACTTCGTGGTTTCATGCGGAAACTGCGAACCCAATGACTAAAAGATAGGAGTGCGGAAGAACAAGATATGATTATGAATTTCGATATCTTGTTCCGACTATGAAGATTCTTCATCAGGACAGAAAAAGCGGAAAGATCAAGGTTCAGATCGACTCCATTGATGATCTCTGGCATCTTTATAATATTATCCGTCCAGGCGATCGGATTACTGGCTCAACTTTCAGGCGGGAGGAGATCAAGACCGATAAGCTGAGGTCTGAACGGGGAGAGAAAAAAAGAATGACGCTTACCATTGCTGTCGAGAAACTCGAATTCCATGAAAGCGATTCGAGGTTGAGAATTCTTGGTACGATCGTGGAAGGTCCTCAAGACCTCGGTTCCCATCATACATTCAATTTACAAGAAGGCGAAGTTGTTACGATCACGAAGGATAATTGGCCTCGATCAGCGCTTGAAAGATTGCAGAGGGCCGTCGAAGATACGCGACGCCCGCGTTTGATTTTTGTATCGATCGAATACGATGAAGCACTCGTCGCAATGCTCACTCAGTTCGGTATCAAGGAGATTGCCAGAATAACGCGTCAATCTGCCGGAAAGATGTATGAGCAAAGCGAGAAAGAGGATTTTTATGGTGATGTGATCGACAAGCTTAAACAGGTTCATACTGGAGAGATGCCAGTTATCATACTCGGTCCTGGTTTCGCGAAGGAAGCGCTTCTTGCTGAGGGAAAGCGACGTGCACCTGAGATTTTCACGAAATCCTTTATTTTCCATACTGGTCAAGCTGGAATGGCGGGAATTCATGAGATCATGAAGAAAGGCATAGGCGCTGACGTTTTGAAAGATTCAAGAGTGGCAGCGGAAACGAAACTCGTTGAGGAAGTTCTGACGGAAATCGCAAGAAATGGCCCTGTGGCGTATGGTCCTCGCAACGTCGAAA
This region of Methanomassiliicoccales archaeon genomic DNA includes:
- the carB gene encoding carbamoyl-phosphate synthase large subunit, translated to MTERKPKKLMVIGSGPIVIGQAAEFDFSGSQACRSLREEGFETVLVNSNPATIQTDFEIADRVYIEPLNAETIAMIAEKEKVDGILSGMGGQTALNICSELAENGTLDRLGIKLLGTQPLAIALSEDRELFRDTMKRIGEPIPKSIAVRNIDDAKKAASELGYPVLVRPAYTLGGTGSGIARNEEELESIAGKGLIYSRIHQVLIEENVLGWKEYEYEVMRDRNDNCIIVCSMENLDPMGIHTGESIVVAPALTLRDIDHQRLRSAAIKIIRALGIEGGCNIQFAFNPDTKEYRVIEVNPRVSRSSALASKATGYPIARVAAKIAVGKTLDEIKNRITGKTYAAFEPAIDYVVLKIPRWPFDKFRTVDRRIGTQMKSTGEVMAIGRTVEEAIMKAVRSLEIDKMDLEPETWSDTELEEELAYPTDKRLFAIAEAIRRGMNLERIADLTKWDIFFIKKIKNIIDMEEEIRNAKEINKDLLLRAKRMGFPDESIAQLLKTSPEEIRKLRISLGIVPTYKMVDTCAAEFEAATPYFYSTYETHCEAKKSTNKKVVIVGGGPIRIGQGIEFDYCCVHGVMALQEEGIDAVIINNNPETVSTDYDISNRLYFEPLTLEDVLNVIEKEDADGVILQFGGQTAVNLAVPLQKALEGRKTRILGTSPEMMDVAEDRKLFSALMDRLGIKQPASGTGYSFAEVKDIAAKIGYPVLVRPSYVLGGRAMEIVYNERELETYVTSAVKVSKKHPILVDKYLSNAIEIDVDVVSDGEDVFIGGILEHIEEAGVHSGDATMVIPPQTLSKQIIDEIISITEKVARALQIKGLMNLQLAVKDNEVYMLEANPRASRTVPFVSKAIGIPLAKIATKVMLGKTLRELGLVGVASFGHVAVKASVFPFLKLPGVDSILGPEMKSTGEVMGIGESFEEACYKAFIAAGYKLPLNGSVYITVSDKDKEAVLPIARELWQMGFTIYATKGTSTFLRNHGIQTTTVYRISENIAPDALGLMRKGEIDLIINTPTESSGARRDGYMMRRLAVELEIPFITTIQAARATVGAIKWARKGKIDVNELRSYHSPSTPISISTQQS
- the carA gene encoding glutamine-hydrolyzing carbamoyl-phosphate synthase small subunit, which produces MDSCRLILEDGSVVEGVGFGFKKTVFGEVVFNTGMTGYQESLTDPSYKGQILIMSFPLIGNYGVNAHDFESERVQVSGFIVREICKEPSPMYGGKTLDEFLKEFEVPGIYGLDTRALIIKIREHGTLRGAISYEEDVESVLEKVRRMPFPAAYNLVGEASVKRIIRHEKKNAKTIALFDCGCKGGILRELKKRFTVIQIPYDTPVEFFRNNDIDGVVISNGPGDPAHPALRETIIKTIQKIKEDYPIMGICLGNQILALAFGGRTYKMKFGHRGANQPVKFRNKVFITSQNHGYAVDKDSLVNEGFQADQINVNDGTVEGMRHRELPIFSVQYHPEASPGPMDTSFLFDEFASMLEEMR
- a CDS encoding mRNA surveillance protein pelota, translating into MKILHQDRKSGKIKVQIDSIDDLWHLYNIIRPGDRITGSTFRREEIKTDKLRSERGEKKRMTLTIAVEKLEFHESDSRLRILGTIVEGPQDLGSHHTFNLQEGEVVTITKDNWPRSALERLQRAVEDTRRPRLIFVSIEYDEALVAMLTQFGIKEIARITRQSAGKMYEQSEKEDFYGDVIDKLKQVHTGEMPVIILGPGFAKEALLAEGKRRAPEIFTKSFIFHTGQAGMAGIHEIMKKGIGADVLKDSRVAAETKLVEEVLTEIARNGPVAYGPRNVENAVTSGAVRILLIVDSLLRENYMEDIIKKVEEARGTVVIVSEHHEAGKKLKGLGGIAALLRFKIE